A genomic region of Raphanus sativus cultivar WK10039 chromosome 6, ASM80110v3, whole genome shotgun sequence contains the following coding sequences:
- the LOC108829050 gene encoding uncharacterized protein LOC108829050 has translation MDVRGGCCIARYGGYGGRYGLSKADRIMLRFRPIAPKPSSDGGCLSPGAGKYGSATTSGGSSDLSGNTKRGKRKYHKESSGVNSRKCNKRKIPNTTTAVTLSLLPETRGFQDLNVPPVEKKQKQNGPLWLSFSGGDGGMPTPYKTAEISQRTVVVSSCVTVERVTDAWNDGNGLGKTDEERKMNLVRDTCPGFISDGVGRVTWTNEAYKKMAKEDINIPVEDGAPEISYDNFHVIVRLVLKERPMLTYPAFTCRVRLQYTCQDRERGSVTVPCDVWRMDGGGFAWKLDVKAALCL, from the coding sequence ATGGACGTTAGAGGAGGATGTTGCATAGCAAGATATGGTGGTTACGGTGGTCGCTACGGTCTCTCCAAAGCTGACCGAATCATGCTTCGGTTCCGACCAATTGCTCCTAAACCATCCAGCGACGGCGGATGCCTATCTCCCGGCGCCGGAAAGTATGGCTCCGCTACAACGAGCGGTGGCAGCTCCGACCTCTCCGGTAACACCAAGAGAGGAAAGAGGAAGTATCATAAGGAGAGTTCAGGCGTTAACTCCCGTAAGTGCAACAAGAGGAAGATACCGAACACTACAACCGCTGTTACCTTGTCTCTTTTACCAGAGACACGAGGTTTTCAAGATCTGAATGTTCCTCCAGTggagaagaagcagaagcaaaACGGTCCACTATGGCTGAGCTTCAGCGGTGGAGACGGTGGTATGCCAACACCGTACAAAACGGCGGAGATCTCGCAAAGGACGGTGGTGGTATCGTCGTGTGTGACGGTGGAGCGTGTGACCGACGCTTGGAACGACGGTAATGGATTAGGGAAGACCGATGAGGAGAGGAAGATGAATCTGGTTAGAGACACTTGTCCAGGGTTTATATCGGACGGTGTCGGGAGAGTCACGTGGACCAACGAGGCTTATAAGAAGATGGCGAAGGAAGATATCAATATTCCGGTGGAGGACGGTGCACCGGAGATAAGTTATGATAATTTTCACGTGATTGTAAGGTTGGTGTTGAAGGAGAGGCCCATGTTAACGTACCCGGCGTTCACATGCAGAGTTAGACTGCAGTATACGTGTCAAGATCGTGAAAGAGGATCAGTCACGGTGCCTTGTGATGTGTGGAGGATGGACGGTGGAGGTTTTGCGTGGAAGCTTGACGTTAAGGCCGCTTTGTGTCTGTAA